From a region of the Streptacidiphilus albus JL83 genome:
- the kdpC gene encoding potassium-transporting ATPase subunit KdpC: protein MAKPLPTSVRNHLTGLRILVLFTVVCGLAYPLLITGISQVAFSSQANGSLVKNAQGQVVGSSLIGQSFEIVSKDGKSASPDPKYFQSRPSAAGTGILGYDPTASAGTNLGTNSEVLVSDYTALKKSVAAFNGVSESQVPPDAITSSGSGLDPDISPQYADIQVDRVAKARGLSDSAVQALVKKYTQGRDAGILGMPRVDVLNLNLALDELK from the coding sequence ATGGCTAAGCCCCTTCCCACCTCGGTGCGGAACCATCTGACCGGCCTTCGGATCCTGGTGCTCTTCACCGTGGTCTGCGGACTCGCCTACCCGCTGCTGATCACCGGGATCTCCCAGGTCGCCTTCTCCAGTCAGGCCAACGGCTCGCTGGTGAAGAACGCCCAGGGCCAGGTCGTCGGCTCCTCGCTGATCGGCCAGAGCTTCGAGATCGTCAGCAAGGACGGCAAGTCCGCCAGCCCGGACCCGAAGTACTTCCAGTCCCGTCCCTCGGCGGCCGGCACCGGAATCCTCGGCTACGACCCGACCGCCTCGGCCGGCACCAACCTCGGCACCAACTCCGAGGTGCTGGTGAGCGACTACACGGCGCTGAAGAAGTCCGTCGCGGCCTTCAACGGCGTCTCCGAGAGCCAGGTCCCGCCGGACGCGATCACGTCCTCGGGCTCCGGCCTGGACCCGGACATCAGCCCCCAGTACGCCGACATCCAGGTCGACCGGGTGGCCAAGGCCCGCGGTCTGAGCGACTCCGCCGTCCAGGCGCTGGTGAAGAAGTACACCCAGGGCCGCGACGCCGGAATCCTCGGGATGCCGCGTGTCGACGTCCTCAACCTCAACCTGGCGCTCGACGAGCTGAAGTGA
- the kdpB gene encoding potassium-transporting ATPase subunit KdpB, with the protein MSTTLQSPEAGPDTQLPAGEGEHRLSAGLLDPKQLLTSFPDAVKKLDPRVMIKSPVMFVVEIGSVLTTISACEKPSVFAWVITVWLWLTVVFANLAEAVAEGRGKAQADTLRRTKTDTVARRVVGKWAPGMVDVPEEEVGAADLQLGDYVIVEAGQVIPGDGDVVEGVASVDESAITGESAPVIRESGGDRSAVTGGTKVLSDRVVVKITSEPGKTFIDRMIALVEGASRQKTPNEIALNILLASLTIVFLLAVVTLQPMARYAHDEQSIVVMVSLLVALIPTTIGALLSAIGIAGMDRLVQRNVLAMSGRAVEAAGDVSTLLLDKTGTITFGNRQAAEFLTVGDVEQDALADAAQLSSLADETPEGRSIVVLAKEKYGLRERAQGELGHATWIEFTAQTRMSGVDLDETTGVHSIRKGAAGSVANWVRDNGGVSDNDLDIQVERISNRGGTPLVVAEKRGSAPARVLGVIYLKDVVKPGIKQRFEDLRAMGIKTVMITGDNPLTAAAIAEEAGVDDFLAEATPEDKMALIKKEQEGGKLVAMTGDGTNDAPALAQADVGVAMNTGTSAAKEAGNMVDLDSNPTKLIEIVEIGKQLLITRGALTTFSIANDVAKYFAIIPAMFASVYPGLSHLNIMDLHSARSAIASAIIFNALIIIGLIPLALRGVRYKPSSAQSLLRRNLGIYGVGGLILPFVGIKAIDLIVQFVPGLH; encoded by the coding sequence ATGTCCACCACCCTCCAGAGCCCGGAAGCCGGGCCGGACACCCAGCTGCCCGCGGGCGAAGGCGAACACCGGCTGTCGGCCGGCCTGCTCGACCCCAAGCAGCTGCTCACCTCCTTCCCCGACGCGGTCAAGAAGCTCGACCCCCGGGTGATGATCAAGAGCCCGGTCATGTTCGTGGTCGAGATCGGCTCCGTCCTCACCACCATCTCCGCCTGCGAGAAGCCCAGCGTCTTCGCCTGGGTGATCACCGTCTGGCTGTGGCTGACGGTCGTCTTCGCCAACCTGGCCGAGGCCGTCGCCGAGGGCCGCGGCAAGGCCCAGGCCGACACCCTGCGCCGGACCAAGACCGACACCGTGGCCCGCCGCGTCGTCGGCAAGTGGGCCCCCGGCATGGTCGACGTCCCGGAGGAGGAGGTCGGCGCGGCCGACCTCCAGCTCGGTGACTACGTCATCGTCGAGGCCGGACAGGTGATCCCCGGTGACGGCGACGTGGTCGAGGGCGTCGCGTCCGTGGACGAGTCGGCCATCACCGGCGAGTCGGCCCCGGTCATCCGCGAGTCCGGCGGCGACCGCTCGGCGGTCACCGGCGGCACCAAGGTCCTCTCCGACCGGGTGGTCGTGAAGATCACCTCGGAGCCCGGCAAGACCTTCATCGACCGCATGATCGCCCTGGTCGAGGGCGCCTCCCGGCAGAAGACGCCGAACGAGATCGCGCTGAACATCCTGCTCGCCTCGCTCACCATCGTCTTCCTGCTGGCCGTGGTCACCCTCCAGCCGATGGCCCGCTACGCCCACGACGAGCAGTCGATCGTGGTCATGGTGTCGCTGCTGGTGGCGCTGATCCCGACCACCATCGGGGCGCTGCTCTCGGCGATCGGCATCGCCGGCATGGACCGGCTGGTCCAGCGCAACGTGCTGGCGATGTCGGGCCGCGCGGTCGAGGCCGCCGGCGACGTCTCCACCCTGCTGCTCGACAAGACCGGCACCATCACCTTCGGCAACCGCCAGGCCGCCGAGTTCCTCACCGTCGGCGACGTCGAGCAGGACGCCCTGGCCGACGCGGCGCAGCTGTCCAGCCTCGCCGACGAGACCCCCGAGGGCCGCTCCATCGTCGTCCTGGCGAAGGAGAAGTACGGACTGCGCGAGCGCGCCCAGGGCGAGCTCGGCCACGCCACCTGGATCGAGTTCACCGCCCAGACCCGGATGTCGGGTGTGGACCTGGACGAGACCACCGGAGTCCACAGCATCCGCAAGGGCGCTGCCGGATCGGTCGCCAACTGGGTCCGCGACAACGGCGGGGTCAGCGACAACGACCTGGACATCCAGGTCGAGCGGATCTCCAACCGCGGCGGCACCCCGCTCGTCGTCGCCGAGAAGCGCGGCAGCGCGCCCGCCCGGGTGCTCGGCGTGATCTACCTGAAGGACGTCGTCAAGCCCGGCATCAAGCAGCGCTTCGAGGACCTCCGCGCCATGGGCATCAAGACCGTCATGATCACGGGTGACAACCCGCTGACGGCCGCGGCCATCGCCGAGGAGGCGGGAGTCGACGACTTCCTCGCCGAGGCGACGCCCGAGGACAAGATGGCCCTGATCAAGAAGGAGCAGGAGGGCGGCAAGCTGGTCGCGATGACCGGCGACGGCACCAACGACGCCCCCGCGCTCGCCCAGGCCGACGTCGGCGTGGCCATGAACACCGGTACCTCGGCCGCCAAGGAGGCCGGGAACATGGTGGACCTGGACTCCAACCCGACCAAGCTGATCGAGATCGTCGAGATCGGCAAGCAGCTCCTGATCACCCGCGGTGCGCTGACCACCTTCTCCATCGCCAACGACGTGGCCAAGTACTTCGCGATCATCCCGGCCATGTTCGCCAGCGTCTACCCGGGCCTGAGCCACCTCAACATCATGGACCTGCACAGCGCCCGGTCGGCGATCGCCTCGGCGATCATCTTCAACGCGCTGATCATCATCGGGCTGATCCCGCTCGCCCTGCGCGGCGTGCGCTACAAGCCCTCCTCGGCCCAGTCGCTGCTCCGCCGCAACCTGGGGATCTACGGGGTCGGCGGCCTGATCCTGCCCTTCGTCGGGATCAAGGCCATCGACCTGATCGTCCAGTTCGTCCCCGGTCTGCACTGA
- the kdpA gene encoding potassium-transporting ATPase subunit KdpA, translating to MNGFLAGLLQALALVGALALSYRPLGDFIAHTLTTTKHLRVERGIYKLIGVDGDSEQTWSSYLRSVLAFSAISVLFLYAFQRLQAHLWLSLGFPNVTPAMAWNTAASFVTNTNWQSYSGESTMGHLVQMGGLAVQNFLSAAVGIAVVAALIRGFTRNQTDRLGNFWVDLTRIVLRVLLPISIVFALVLVAGGVVENLHVAHVYNTLAGSTQSIPGGPVASQEVIKELGTNGGGFYNANSAHPFENPNPFTNLLEIYLLLVISFSLCRTFGKMVGSHKQGYTILSVMGLYWAASAALITFFENQHSGIAAHIAGAAMEGKEVRFGIPGSSLFAASTTLTSTGAVNSMHDSFTPLGGGMDILNMMFGEIAPGGTGSGLYGILILAVVTVFVAGLMVGRTPEYLGKKLGAREMKFASLYILTTPAIVLVFTGLAMSLKAGTGGGMLNTGPHGFSEVLYAFTSAANNNGSAFGGITVTSEHWQTALGLAMLFGRFLPMIFVLALAGSLAKQKPVPETVGTLKTHTPLFVGMLSGVILIVVGLTYFPALALGPLAEGLH from the coding sequence GTGAACGGTTTCCTTGCGGGCCTGCTGCAGGCCCTCGCCCTGGTCGGGGCGCTCGCCCTGTCCTACCGTCCACTGGGCGACTTCATCGCGCACACCCTCACCACGACGAAGCACCTGCGCGTCGAGCGCGGCATCTACAAGCTGATCGGCGTCGACGGCGACTCCGAGCAGACCTGGTCCTCCTATCTACGCAGCGTCCTCGCCTTCTCGGCGATATCGGTGCTCTTCCTCTACGCCTTCCAGCGCCTCCAGGCGCACCTCTGGCTCTCGCTGGGCTTCCCCAACGTGACCCCGGCGATGGCGTGGAACACCGCAGCGTCGTTCGTCACCAACACCAACTGGCAGTCGTACTCGGGTGAGTCGACCATGGGCCACCTGGTGCAGATGGGCGGCCTGGCGGTACAGAACTTCCTGTCCGCCGCGGTCGGCATCGCCGTGGTCGCCGCGCTGATCCGGGGCTTCACCCGGAACCAGACCGACCGGCTCGGCAACTTCTGGGTCGACCTGACCCGGATCGTCCTGCGGGTGCTGCTGCCGATCTCGATCGTCTTCGCGCTGGTCCTGGTGGCCGGCGGCGTCGTGGAGAACCTCCACGTCGCCCACGTCTACAACACCCTGGCCGGCAGCACCCAGTCGATCCCGGGCGGACCGGTGGCCTCGCAGGAGGTCATCAAGGAACTGGGCACCAACGGCGGCGGCTTCTACAACGCCAACTCCGCGCACCCCTTCGAGAACCCCAACCCCTTCACCAACCTGCTGGAGATCTACCTCCTGCTGGTGATCTCGTTCTCGCTCTGCCGCACCTTCGGCAAGATGGTCGGCAGCCACAAGCAGGGCTACACCATCCTCTCGGTGATGGGTCTGTACTGGGCCGCCTCCGCCGCGCTGATCACCTTCTTCGAGAACCAGCACTCCGGAATCGCCGCCCACATCGCCGGCGCCGCCATGGAGGGCAAGGAAGTCCGCTTCGGCATCCCCGGCTCCTCGCTGTTCGCCGCGTCCACGACGCTGACGTCCACCGGTGCCGTCAACTCGATGCACGACTCCTTCACGCCGCTCGGCGGCGGCATGGACATCCTCAACATGATGTTCGGCGAAATCGCCCCCGGCGGCACCGGATCGGGCCTCTACGGCATCCTGATCCTCGCCGTGGTCACGGTCTTCGTGGCCGGTCTCATGGTCGGCCGCACCCCGGAGTACCTGGGCAAGAAGCTCGGCGCCCGGGAGATGAAGTTCGCCTCCCTCTACATCCTGACCACCCCGGCGATCGTGCTGGTCTTCACCGGTCTGGCGATGTCGCTCAAGGCCGGCACCGGTGGGGGGATGCTGAACACCGGTCCGCACGGCTTCTCCGAGGTGCTCTACGCCTTCACCTCGGCCGCGAACAACAACGGCTCGGCCTTCGGCGGTATCACCGTCACCAGTGAGCACTGGCAGACCGCCCTCGGCCTGGCCATGCTCTTCGGCCGCTTCCTGCCGATGATCTTCGTGCTGGCCCTGGCCGGCTCGCTGGCCAAGCAGAAGCCGGTGCCCGAGACCGTCGGCACCCTCAAGACCCACACCCCGCTCTTCGTCGGGATGCTCTCCGGCGTGATCCTGATCGTCGTCGGGCTCACCTACTTCCCGGCCCTGGCACTGGGCCCGCTCGCGGAAGGCCTCCACTGA
- the kdpF gene encoding K(+)-transporting ATPase subunit F: MSADNIVGLVVSVVLVGYLIVALILPEKF, from the coding sequence ATGAGCGCCGACAACATCGTGGGCCTGGTCGTGTCCGTCGTTCTGGTCGGCTACCTGATCGTCGCCCTGATCCTCCCGGAGAAGTTCTAG
- a CDS encoding Na+/H+ antiporter, whose product MSSLTVVLLLVALATLVATGARHWSLPAPSVLVVAGVLIGALPFVPAIHVPPQVISVGVLPPLLYASAEEISFQELRRVWRPVTVLAFGLVLASAAAVGMVAGALTPLSGPMAFVLGAVLASTDPVAVTALGRRLALPPRIQVMVQAESLFNDATSLVLFKVAVGTAVSLGAVSVPRAAGQFVLLAGGGAAVGALVAWVVSQIRRRTEDPVLETVIALVTPYAAYVVAEDLHTSGVTSVVVAGVIMGSTGHRLTNAAIRLQVHAVYQTVVFLLESVVFAVVGLELPSLIRDLSGDETFWPLGVLAVAATVITLRMLWIFPMSAAMQRRRQDGPVSWRVPAVLSWAGTRGVMPLAAALSIPLVGDNGLPLPHRALVLVLTTGVVVLTLVLQGFTLAPVVRRSGIALEPEYTARQEARAQDRLARAGLDRLEELAALDAAPEVVVEQLRRGLRARMDHADAQLAEGGGPGDSLVVAYRELRQSLIAAESAELLRLYEDRQINDGTRRRLQRALDLEESGLRED is encoded by the coding sequence ATGAGCAGCCTGACCGTGGTCCTCCTGCTGGTGGCGCTGGCGACGCTGGTCGCCACCGGCGCCCGGCACTGGAGCCTCCCCGCGCCCTCGGTGCTGGTGGTCGCCGGGGTGCTCATAGGCGCGCTGCCGTTCGTGCCGGCCATCCACGTTCCGCCGCAGGTGATCAGCGTCGGGGTGCTGCCGCCGCTGCTCTACGCCTCCGCCGAGGAGATCTCCTTCCAGGAGCTGCGCCGGGTCTGGCGTCCGGTGACGGTGCTGGCGTTCGGCCTGGTGCTGGCCTCCGCGGCGGCGGTGGGCATGGTCGCCGGGGCGCTCACCCCGCTGTCCGGACCGATGGCCTTCGTCCTGGGCGCGGTGCTGGCCAGCACCGACCCGGTGGCGGTGACCGCGCTGGGCCGACGGCTGGCGCTGCCGCCGCGGATCCAGGTGATGGTGCAGGCGGAGAGCCTGTTCAACGACGCGACCAGCCTGGTGCTGTTCAAGGTCGCGGTGGGCACGGCGGTCTCACTGGGAGCGGTGTCGGTGCCCAGGGCGGCCGGCCAGTTCGTGCTGCTGGCCGGCGGCGGCGCGGCCGTGGGGGCGCTGGTGGCCTGGGTGGTCTCGCAGATCCGCCGGCGCACCGAGGATCCGGTGCTGGAGACGGTGATCGCGCTGGTCACCCCGTACGCCGCCTATGTGGTCGCGGAGGACCTGCACACCTCCGGAGTGACCTCGGTGGTGGTCGCCGGGGTGATCATGGGCAGCACCGGGCACCGGCTCACCAACGCCGCGATCCGGCTCCAGGTGCACGCGGTCTACCAGACCGTGGTGTTCCTGCTGGAGAGCGTGGTCTTCGCGGTCGTCGGCCTGGAACTGCCCTCGCTGATCCGCGACCTGAGCGGTGACGAAACGTTCTGGCCGCTGGGCGTACTGGCGGTGGCGGCCACCGTGATCACCCTGCGGATGCTCTGGATCTTCCCGATGTCGGCGGCGATGCAGCGCCGGCGGCAGGACGGCCCGGTGTCCTGGCGGGTGCCGGCGGTGCTGTCCTGGGCCGGCACCCGGGGCGTGATGCCGCTGGCGGCGGCGCTGTCGATCCCGCTGGTCGGCGACAACGGGCTGCCGCTGCCGCACCGGGCGCTGGTGCTGGTGCTGACCACCGGGGTGGTGGTGCTGACCCTGGTGCTCCAGGGCTTCACCCTGGCCCCGGTGGTGCGGCGCTCCGGCATCGCCCTGGAACCGGAGTACACGGCCCGTCAGGAGGCCCGGGCCCAGGACCGGCTGGCCCGGGCCGGCCTGGACCGGCTGGAGGAGCTGGCCGCACTGGACGCCGCGCCGGAGGTGGTGGTGGAGCAGCTGCGCCGCGGCCTGCGGGCCCGGATGGACCACGCCGACGCGCAGTTGGCCGAGGGCGGCGGCCCCGGCGACTCGCTGGTGGTGGCCTACCGGGAGCTGCGGCAGTCGCTGATCGCGGCGGAGTCGGCGGAGCTGCTCCGGCTCTACGAGGACCGGCAGATCAACGACGGCACCCGGCGGCGGCTGCAGCGCGCGCTCGACCTGGAGGAGTCCGGCCTCCGCGAGGACTGA
- a CDS encoding SIS domain-containing protein, whose protein sequence is MSRTAEEIASQPDCWQQALDRLPEFAPLLPRPGERVAVVGCGTSWFMAQAYASLRESAGHGATDAFAASEAPLPGRDYDRVLALTRSGTTTEVLELLAAVRGRTATTAITADPATPVAGLADELVVLDFADEQSVVQTRFPTTQLLLLRAHLGEDVSGVFADGAKAIAEPLPDVLLDAEQISFLGRGWSYGVAREAALKVRETAAWWTESYPAMEYRHGPISIARPGRVVWSLGELPEGLAEQVAATGAHLEQGVLDPVAELVRIQRLGVALAARLGRDVDNPQHLTRSVVLS, encoded by the coding sequence GTGTCCCGGACCGCAGAAGAGATCGCTTCCCAGCCCGACTGCTGGCAGCAGGCCCTGGACCGGCTGCCGGAGTTCGCCCCGCTGCTCCCCCGGCCCGGCGAGCGGGTCGCCGTCGTCGGCTGCGGGACCTCCTGGTTCATGGCGCAGGCCTACGCCTCGCTGCGGGAGTCCGCCGGACACGGCGCGACCGACGCCTTCGCCGCCTCCGAGGCCCCGCTGCCCGGCCGCGACTACGACCGGGTGCTCGCGCTCACCCGCTCCGGCACCACCACCGAGGTGCTGGAACTGCTCGCCGCCGTGCGCGGTCGGACCGCCACCACCGCGATCACCGCCGACCCGGCCACCCCGGTCGCCGGCCTCGCCGACGAGCTGGTGGTGCTTGACTTCGCCGACGAGCAGTCGGTCGTCCAGACCCGCTTCCCCACCACCCAGCTGCTGCTGCTCCGGGCCCACCTGGGCGAGGACGTCAGCGGCGTCTTCGCCGACGGCGCCAAGGCGATCGCCGAGCCGCTGCCGGACGTGCTGCTGGACGCCGAGCAGATCAGCTTCCTCGGCCGGGGCTGGTCCTACGGCGTGGCCCGCGAGGCCGCGCTCAAGGTCCGGGAGACCGCCGCCTGGTGGACCGAGTCCTACCCTGCGATGGAGTACCGGCACGGGCCGATCAGCATCGCCCGCCCCGGCCGCGTGGTCTGGAGCCTCGGCGAGCTGCCGGAAGGGCTGGCCGAGCAGGTCGCGGCCACCGGCGCGCACCTGGAGCAGGGCGTGCTGGACCCGGTCGCCGAGCTGGTCCGGATCCAGCGGCTGGGCGTCGCCCTGGCCGCCCGCCTCGGCCGGGACGTCGACAACCCGCAGCACCTGACCCGCTCGGTCGTCCTCTCGTGA
- a CDS encoding 1-phosphofructokinase family hexose kinase, producing the protein MIVTVTLNAALDVTYRLGRLRPGATNRIASISERAGGKGVNVARVLAALGQQVLVSGLVGGVTGTQLRADLDRSGLPHRLTWLQGTTRRTVAVVAEEADEVTGLWEPGPQVTADEWTRFVDRDFPAAISGADAVVLAGSLPPGVPTDAYAVLLRRAAECGVPALLDADGEALRAGLAVGPGCGPALVKPNVDEAERATGAADPADAAKLLCELGAGVAVVTAGADGLFGSTAEGFAWHTPAPRRVRGNATGAGDAASAALVGALVAGRPWPEATADAAALAAAAVAAPLAGEYDPDLYAELTRPDPTPGRSVPRPEET; encoded by the coding sequence GTGATCGTCACCGTCACCCTCAACGCCGCGCTGGACGTGACCTACCGGCTCGGCCGGCTGCGGCCCGGGGCGACCAACCGGATCGCGTCCATCAGCGAGCGGGCCGGCGGCAAGGGCGTCAACGTGGCCCGGGTGCTGGCCGCGCTCGGGCAGCAGGTACTGGTGTCCGGGCTGGTCGGCGGGGTCACCGGCACCCAGCTGCGGGCCGACCTGGACCGCAGCGGGCTGCCGCACCGGCTGACCTGGCTCCAGGGCACCACCCGGCGCACCGTCGCCGTGGTCGCCGAGGAGGCCGACGAGGTCACCGGCCTGTGGGAGCCGGGGCCGCAGGTCACCGCCGACGAGTGGACCCGCTTCGTCGACCGGGACTTCCCGGCCGCGATCAGCGGCGCCGACGCGGTCGTGCTGGCCGGCAGCCTGCCGCCGGGCGTCCCGACGGACGCGTACGCGGTGCTGCTCCGCCGCGCGGCCGAGTGCGGTGTCCCGGCCCTGCTGGACGCCGACGGCGAGGCCCTCCGGGCCGGGCTCGCCGTCGGCCCCGGCTGCGGCCCTGCCCTGGTCAAGCCCAATGTCGACGAGGCCGAGCGGGCGACCGGCGCGGCCGACCCGGCGGACGCCGCGAAGCTGCTCTGCGAGCTCGGCGCCGGGGTGGCCGTGGTCACCGCCGGGGCCGACGGCCTGTTCGGCAGCACCGCCGAGGGCTTCGCCTGGCACACCCCCGCGCCCCGGCGGGTGCGCGGCAACGCCACCGGCGCGGGCGATGCCGCGAGCGCCGCCCTGGTCGGCGCGCTGGTCGCCGGCCGCCCCTGGCCCGAGGCGACGGCCGACGCCGCCGCGCTGGCGGCGGCGGCCGTCGCCGCCCCGCTGGCCGGCGAGTACGACCCGGACCTGTACGCCGAACTGACCCGCCCCGATCCGACACCCGGCCGCTCCGTGCCCCGCCCCGAGGAGACCTGA
- a CDS encoding class II fructose-bisphosphate aldolase — translation MPLIPTAHILRSAEDGGFAAGSFNVILLEHAQAILAGAEQAKAPVILQISENAVRYQGGLAPIAAAVREQAVRSQAPAALHLDHATRFDLIREAADCGFASVMYDGSTLPWAENVRSTAEVTAWCHERGILVEAELGEIGGKDGAHTPGVRTDPAEAAAFVAETGVDALAVAVGSSHAMTVREAALDLPLIAELHAAVPVPLVLHGSSGVPDGTLAAAVAAGMRKVNIATHLNRLFTDAVRASLAADPALVDPRRWLAPARDAVAAEVARLLAVLGAEGRQ, via the coding sequence GTGCCGCTCATCCCCACCGCCCACATACTCCGCTCCGCCGAGGACGGCGGCTTCGCCGCGGGCTCGTTCAACGTCATCCTGCTGGAGCACGCCCAGGCCATCCTGGCCGGCGCGGAGCAGGCCAAGGCCCCGGTGATCCTGCAGATCAGCGAGAACGCCGTGCGCTACCAGGGCGGGCTGGCCCCGATCGCCGCCGCCGTGCGCGAGCAGGCCGTCCGCTCGCAGGCCCCGGCCGCGCTGCACCTGGACCACGCCACCCGCTTCGACCTGATCCGCGAGGCCGCCGACTGCGGCTTCGCCTCGGTGATGTACGACGGCTCGACGCTGCCCTGGGCGGAGAACGTGCGCAGCACCGCCGAGGTCACCGCCTGGTGCCACGAGCGCGGCATCCTGGTGGAGGCCGAGCTCGGCGAGATCGGCGGCAAGGACGGGGCGCACACACCCGGGGTGCGCACCGATCCGGCCGAGGCCGCCGCGTTCGTCGCCGAGACCGGCGTGGACGCCCTGGCCGTCGCGGTCGGCTCCTCCCACGCCATGACGGTCCGTGAGGCCGCACTCGACCTGCCGCTGATCGCCGAGCTGCACGCCGCCGTCCCGGTCCCGTTGGTGCTGCACGGCTCCTCCGGTGTCCCGGACGGGACCCTGGCGGCGGCGGTCGCCGCCGGGATGCGGAAGGTGAACATCGCCACCCACCTCAACCGGCTGTTCACCGACGCCGTCCGCGCGTCCCTGGCCGCCGACCCGGCCCTGGTCGACCCCCGCCGCTGGCTCGCACCGGCCCGCGACGCGGTCGCCGCCGAGGTGGCCCGCCTGCTCGCCGTCCTCGGCGCGGAGGGCCGGCAGTAG
- the mltG gene encoding endolytic transglycosylase MltG: protein MTDQGLGYGTEAWGQGHPYQGGQQPGSDPYGMPGGGYPQQPQPGWGAPQQVVDPYQGIPAPRDPYATGQYPVHPVQQPVPQQPAEPSGPVLGPDGIDWVAAAAALDAEAVQVEEVPVEVPYEEDPAESYEESYEATYEESYDEQAYEEDEDGYAPFLAEPDDSRSGQRRRKQKGKSQRKRSGVACLGMSLLLVGCVAGGGYFGYGFYQKHWGPPPDYPGEGAGLVTVTIPAGATGDAMGQVLADAGVVRSKGAFDAAYGKNSDADSIQPGIYTLPMHMSAADAIADLIKQNGGHSLIIPEGLQASAIYLRIDSGLGLKAGTTAAVAKADVGQLGLPSYANGDIEGFLWPTRYSVAPGMKPEALLQQMVSTAVQEFSSLDMDAGAKGVNLRSGYQVLIEASILQAEGNNPKDFGKIARVLYNRLNGTATNGELGLDSTIEYYLKTDHFGYAQRLQSDDGYNTYINKGLPPGPIGNPGEEAIQAVLNPTPGAWNYFIAMSPIDTQFAITGADFAKLDQQYCTKHGEGFDPVHVVCT, encoded by the coding sequence ATGACTGACCAGGGCTTGGGCTACGGCACCGAAGCATGGGGGCAGGGCCACCCGTATCAGGGCGGCCAGCAGCCTGGCAGTGATCCCTACGGGATGCCCGGTGGTGGCTACCCGCAGCAGCCGCAGCCGGGCTGGGGTGCGCCCCAGCAGGTGGTGGACCCGTATCAGGGCATCCCGGCACCGAGGGACCCCTACGCCACCGGCCAGTACCCGGTCCACCCCGTCCAGCAGCCGGTGCCGCAGCAGCCGGCCGAGCCGTCCGGGCCGGTGCTGGGACCCGACGGCATCGACTGGGTCGCCGCGGCTGCCGCACTTGACGCAGAGGCCGTGCAGGTCGAAGAGGTACCGGTCGAGGTCCCGTACGAGGAGGACCCGGCCGAGTCCTACGAGGAGTCGTACGAAGCCACCTACGAGGAGTCGTACGACGAGCAGGCCTACGAAGAGGACGAGGACGGCTACGCGCCCTTCCTGGCCGAGCCGGACGACAGCCGCAGCGGCCAGCGGCGCCGCAAGCAGAAGGGGAAGTCCCAGCGCAAGCGCAGCGGGGTGGCCTGTCTGGGCATGTCGCTGCTACTGGTCGGGTGCGTGGCCGGGGGCGGATACTTCGGCTACGGCTTCTACCAGAAGCACTGGGGTCCGCCGCCGGACTACCCGGGCGAGGGCGCCGGGCTGGTCACCGTGACCATTCCGGCCGGCGCCACCGGCGACGCCATGGGGCAGGTGCTCGCCGACGCCGGGGTGGTCAGGAGCAAGGGCGCGTTCGATGCCGCCTACGGCAAGAACTCCGACGCCGACAGCATCCAGCCCGGCATCTACACCCTGCCGATGCACATGTCCGCCGCCGATGCGATCGCCGATCTGATCAAGCAGAACGGTGGGCACTCGCTGATCATTCCGGAGGGCCTGCAGGCCTCGGCGATCTATCTGCGGATCGACTCCGGCCTGGGCCTGAAGGCCGGGACGACCGCTGCCGTCGCCAAGGCGGACGTCGGGCAACTGGGCCTGCCCTCCTATGCGAACGGCGACATCGAAGGCTTCCTGTGGCCCACCCGGTACTCCGTCGCCCCGGGGATGAAGCCCGAGGCGCTGCTCCAGCAGATGGTCTCCACCGCGGTGCAGGAGTTCTCGTCGCTGGACATGGACGCCGGGGCGAAGGGCGTCAACCTCCGGTCCGGCTACCAGGTCCTGATCGAGGCGAGCATCCTGCAGGCCGAGGGCAACAACCCGAAGGACTTCGGCAAGATCGCCCGGGTGCTCTACAACCGCCTCAACGGCACGGCGACCAACGGCGAGCTGGGCCTGGACTCGACCATCGAGTACTACCTGAAGACCGATCACTTCGGGTACGCCCAGCGGCTGCAGAGCGACGACGGCTACAACACCTACATCAACAAGGGCCTGCCGCCGGGGCCGATCGGCAACCCGGGCGAGGAGGCCATCCAGGCGGTGCTCAACCCGACGCCCGGCGCCTGGAACTACTTCATCGCGATGAGTCCGATCGACACCCAGTTCGCGATCACCGGGGCCGACTTCGCGAAGTTGGACCAGCAGTACTGCACCAAGCACGGCGAGGGCTTCGACCCCGTCCACGTGGTCTGCACCTGA